One Natrinema marinum genomic window carries:
- a CDS encoding carboxymuconolactone decarboxylase family protein, which yields MARVPLLEAEDLPEEYRYLFTENDVGDAHIFQAMANAPELMRWYMRYSTRLWDVLPAREREVVILAAARALEHEYEWHQHVRLGCEAGVTDAEIDAISRGDLAALEDRDAALVAYARSVALGDPRDGDHDRLGEHYETDTVVGVAMLASHYVSTARTLDALDVATEEPFVGWTT from the coding sequence ATGGCGCGGGTTCCGCTGCTCGAGGCCGAGGACTTGCCCGAGGAGTACCGCTACCTCTTCACCGAAAACGACGTCGGCGATGCCCACATCTTCCAGGCGATGGCGAACGCTCCCGAACTCATGCGGTGGTACATGCGCTACTCGACGCGGCTGTGGGACGTGCTGCCCGCCCGCGAGCGCGAGGTCGTGATCCTCGCGGCGGCGCGGGCGCTCGAGCACGAGTACGAGTGGCACCAGCACGTCCGACTGGGCTGCGAGGCGGGCGTCACCGACGCCGAGATCGACGCCATCAGCCGGGGGGATCTCGCGGCGCTCGAGGACCGCGACGCCGCGCTCGTCGCGTACGCTCGGAGCGTAGCACTGGGCGATCCGCGCGACGGCGATCACGACCGGCTCGGCGAACACTACGAGACGGATACCGTCGTCGGCGTCGCGATGCTCGCCAGTCATTACGTCTCGACGGCGCGGACGCTGGACGCGCTCGACGTGGCGACCGAGGAGCCGTTCGTCGGCTGGACGACGTAA
- a CDS encoding MaoC family dehydratase: protein MRYYEDIEVGETNEFGEYHVTKAEIIEFAEQYDPQPFHVDEDAAEESAFGELVASGWHTAAMCMRMLVDGPIQDRASMGARGVDELRWKQPVKPGDTLSIRTEVIDKRVSESDPRRGYVDSRLQGVTQDGDVVISWIGLGMIARRNPGEE, encoded by the coding sequence ATGCGCTACTACGAAGACATCGAGGTCGGGGAGACAAACGAGTTCGGTGAGTACCACGTCACGAAAGCGGAGATCATCGAATTCGCCGAGCAGTACGATCCCCAGCCGTTCCACGTCGACGAAGACGCCGCCGAGGAGTCCGCCTTCGGCGAACTCGTCGCCTCCGGCTGGCACACCGCCGCGATGTGTATGCGGATGCTCGTCGACGGCCCGATTCAGGACCGAGCGAGCATGGGCGCCCGCGGCGTCGACGAACTCCGGTGGAAACAGCCCGTCAAGCCCGGCGACACGCTCTCGATCCGCACCGAAGTGATCGACAAGCGCGTCTCCGAGAGCGATCCCCGGCGGGGGTACGTCGACAGCCGACTCCAGGGGGTCACTCAGGACGGCGATGTCGTCATCTCCTGGATTGGACTGGGCATGATCGCACGTCGGAATCCGGGTGAGGAGTGA